Below is a genomic region from Paraburkholderia phenazinium.
GGGCCGGCAGCGGTGTGGGACGAGCGGTAGCCACGGCGCTGCTGCAGAACGGATATTCGGTGGCGCTGGCGGGGCGCCGTCAGGACGCGCTGGAAGAGACCGCGCGTCTGGCGGGCGGCAGTAGCCTGGTTGTGCCTACGGATGTTTCGAAGCCCGACGAGGTGCAAGCACTTTTCGCCAGGGTCGCAGCGGAGTTCGGCAGACTGGACGTCCTCTTCAACAACGCCGGTACGGGTTCGCCTGCAACCAATTTCGGTGACGTGACCTTCGAGCAGTGGTCGGCGGTCATCGACGTGAACATCCACGGGATGTTTCTGTGCGCCAACGCGGCATTTCGCATGATGCGGGACCAGTCTCCTCGAGGCGGCCGCATCATCAATAACGGCTCGTTGTCGGCTCACGTGCCGCGGCCTGGTTCCGCGCCTTATACGACATCGAAACACGCCGTCACGGGACTGACCAAGTGCATCGGTCTGGACGGTCGTGCGTTCGACATCGTGAGTTCCCAGGTCGACATCGGCAACGCAGCGACCCCGATGACCGCCCGCATGGCCAAGGGCGTGCTTCAGCCGAACGGAACCACGGCTGTCGAACCGACGATGGACGCTGCCAATGTAGGCAATACGGTTTTGTTGATCGCGAATATGAGCCTCGACGCTAATGTCCAGTTCGTGAGCGTGATGGCATCGCAAATGCCGTCGTTCCTCGGACGAGGCTAATGCTGCTCCGACTCAGGCCTCA
It encodes:
- a CDS encoding SDR family oxidoreductase translates to MANRFAVVTGAGSGVGRAVATALLQNGYSVALAGRRQDALEETARLAGGSSLVVPTDVSKPDEVQALFARVAAEFGRLDVLFNNAGTGSPATNFGDVTFEQWSAVIDVNIHGMFLCANAAFRMMRDQSPRGGRIINNGSLSAHVPRPGSAPYTTSKHAVTGLTKCIGLDGRAFDIVSSQVDIGNAATPMTARMAKGVLQPNGTTAVEPTMDAANVGNTVLLIANMSLDANVQFVSVMASQMPSFLGRG